The following proteins are encoded in a genomic region of Opisthocomus hoazin isolate bOpiHoa1 chromosome 4, bOpiHoa1.hap1, whole genome shotgun sequence:
- the LOC142361146 gene encoding uncharacterized protein LOC142361146 isoform X4 — translation MVPRPHPEPTGDGVHGEEGFVPSYGPVRSVERGSALSECCWAQGSGEQQQPKRCPAPLQTCSKCACTTLKLLSQVYLSVLMFSLRKRSPFQDVPAHSLRLAAPVSATTATRFGAWEEKLKCELTCHAGHGRNCAESDGGLPGSQALWGAGCSVCVFQRWLPCAQEIICLSGHQCSCQGLAVPSLQSFQLFPLHAADTGTKQ, via the exons ATGGTCCCACGTCCCCACCCAGAGCCCACGGGGGATGGAGTCCACGGGGAAGAAGGGTTTGTGCCCAGTTACGGTCCAGTGCGCAGCGTGGAGCGGGGCTCGGCTCTCAGCGAGTGCTGCTGGGCGCAGGGCTCGggcgagcagcagcagccaaagcGCTGCCCTGCTCCACTGCAGACCTGCAGTAAATGCGCTTGCACTACGTTAAAATTACTTTCTCAAGTGTATTTGTCAGTGTTGATGTTTTCCTTAAGGAAAAGGAGCCCATTCCAGGATGTGCCTGCCCATTCGCTGCGTCTGGCCGCACCAGTATCTGCCACGACTGCCACCAGGTTTGG TGCCTGGGAGGAAAAGCTGAAGTGTGAACTCACCTGTCACGCTGGACATGGGAGAAACTGCGCAGAGAGCGATGGCGGGTTGCCAGGTTCACAAGCACTCTGGGGTGCCGGTTGCTCAGTCTGTGTGTTTCAGAG aTGGTTGCCCTGCGCACAGGAGATCATTTGCCTGTCCGGCCACCAGTGCTCATGCCAGGGGCTGGCCGTGCCCTCTCTGCAGTCGTTTCAGCTCTTTCCACTGCATGCTGCTGACACTGGAACAAAGCAA TAG
- the LOC142361146 gene encoding uncharacterized protein LOC142361146 isoform X2 encodes MVPRPHPEPTGDGVHGEEGFVPSYGPVRSVERGSALSECCWAQGSGEQQQPKRCPAPLQTCSKCACTTLKLLSQVYLSVLMFSLRKRSPFQDVPAHSLRLAAPVSATTATRFGAWEEKLKCELTCHAGHGRNCAESDGGLPGSQALWGAGCSVCVFQRWLPCAQEIICLSGHQCSCQGLAVPSLQSFQLFPLHAADTGTKQCLYRVLFSVEGITRCT; translated from the exons ATGGTCCCACGTCCCCACCCAGAGCCCACGGGGGATGGAGTCCACGGGGAAGAAGGGTTTGTGCCCAGTTACGGTCCAGTGCGCAGCGTGGAGCGGGGCTCGGCTCTCAGCGAGTGCTGCTGGGCGCAGGGCTCGggcgagcagcagcagccaaagcGCTGCCCTGCTCCACTGCAGACCTGCAGTAAATGCGCTTGCACTACGTTAAAATTACTTTCTCAAGTGTATTTGTCAGTGTTGATGTTTTCCTTAAGGAAAAGGAGCCCATTCCAGGATGTGCCTGCCCATTCGCTGCGTCTGGCCGCACCAGTATCTGCCACGACTGCCACCAGGTTTGG TGCCTGGGAGGAAAAGCTGAAGTGTGAACTCACCTGTCACGCTGGACATGGGAGAAACTGCGCAGAGAGCGATGGCGGGTTGCCAGGTTCACAAGCACTCTGGGGTGCCGGTTGCTCAGTCTGTGTGTTTCAGAG aTGGTTGCCCTGCGCACAGGAGATCATTTGCCTGTCCGGCCACCAGTGCTCATGCCAGGGGCTGGCCGTGCCCTCTCTGCAGTCGTTTCAGCTCTTTCCACTGCATGCTGCTGACACTGGAACAAAGCAA TGCCTCTACCGTGTACTCTTTTCAGTAGAAGGTATCACCAGGTGCACATAG
- the LOC142361146 gene encoding uncharacterized protein LOC142361146 isoform X3 — MVPRPHPEPTGDGVHGEEGFVPSYGPVRSVERGSALSECCWAQGSGEQQQPKRCPAPLQTCSKCACTTLKLLSQVYLSVLMFSLRKRSPFQDVPAHSLRLAAPVSATTATRFGAWEEKLKCELTCHAGHGRNCAESDGGLPGSQALWGAGCSVCVFQRWLPCAQEIICLSGHQCSCQGLAVPSLQSFQLFPLHAADTGTKQKVSPGAHRSMT; from the exons ATGGTCCCACGTCCCCACCCAGAGCCCACGGGGGATGGAGTCCACGGGGAAGAAGGGTTTGTGCCCAGTTACGGTCCAGTGCGCAGCGTGGAGCGGGGCTCGGCTCTCAGCGAGTGCTGCTGGGCGCAGGGCTCGggcgagcagcagcagccaaagcGCTGCCCTGCTCCACTGCAGACCTGCAGTAAATGCGCTTGCACTACGTTAAAATTACTTTCTCAAGTGTATTTGTCAGTGTTGATGTTTTCCTTAAGGAAAAGGAGCCCATTCCAGGATGTGCCTGCCCATTCGCTGCGTCTGGCCGCACCAGTATCTGCCACGACTGCCACCAGGTTTGG TGCCTGGGAGGAAAAGCTGAAGTGTGAACTCACCTGTCACGCTGGACATGGGAGAAACTGCGCAGAGAGCGATGGCGGGTTGCCAGGTTCACAAGCACTCTGGGGTGCCGGTTGCTCAGTCTGTGTGTTTCAGAG aTGGTTGCCCTGCGCACAGGAGATCATTTGCCTGTCCGGCCACCAGTGCTCATGCCAGGGGCTGGCCGTGCCCTCTCTGCAGTCGTTTCAGCTCTTTCCACTGCATGCTGCTGACACTGGAACAAAGCAA AAGGTATCACCAGGTGCACATAGAAGTATGACTTGA